Proteins from a single region of Apium graveolens cultivar Ventura chromosome 7, ASM990537v1, whole genome shotgun sequence:
- the LOC141674456 gene encoding uncharacterized protein LOC141674456 — protein sequence MEHHYRVEIFTAAIDQQLQELNNRFSEQMTELLILSASLNPRDGYMSFNIENICKLAEKFYPEDFLGDEKIHLQCELQYYGLDVPVHPDLKNLSTLGDLCHGLVTTWKADMYPLVDRLLRLILTLPAFTATSERAFSAMKIVKTILRNRMKDEFLRDYLIVYIEKEIAETISVEEIIYSFYLIKERRTHLK from the coding sequence ATGGAACATCATTACCGAGTAGAAATCTTTACAGCTGCCATAGATCAACAATTACAGGAGCTAAACAATAGATTCAGTGAACAAATGACGGAGCTTCTCATTTTAAGTGCATCACTAAATCCTAGGGATGGTTACATGTCTTTCAACATAGAGAACATTTGCAAGTTAGCTGAAAAGTTTTATCCAGAAGATTTTTTGGGAGATGAAAAAATCCATCTACAGTGTGAACTACAATATTATGGGTTAGATGTTCCGGTTCATCCAGATTTGAAGAATCTGTCTACTCTTGGTGATTTATGTCATGGATTGGTAACTACATGGAAAGCTGACATGTATCCATTAGTTGATAGACTATTAAGGCTTATCTTGACTCTTCCAGCATTTACTGCAACATCTGAACGAGCTTTTTCTGCTATGAAAATTGTGAAAACAATTCTTCGCAATCGAATGAAAGATGAATTTCTTAGGGATTATTTGATAGTGTATATTGAAAAGGAGATTGCGGAGACCATTTCTGTCGAGGAGATCATTTATTCTTTTTATTTGATCAAAGAAAGGCGTACACATCTCAAATAA